One Drosophila teissieri strain GT53w chromosome X, Prin_Dtei_1.1, whole genome shotgun sequence genomic window, AATGGTCATGTGCTGCGTTTATTGGACTGCCATCACGTACGGAGCCATCACTGTCATCCAGGTGGTGGGTCAAGAACGCGCAGTTCAGCTGATGGAGAACGAGGGATTCCGGCTGGTGGGACTGCCCTTCATTCCGGTGGGGTTGGTTCTAATGCGACTGGTGCGCTGGGAGGATGCCGTCTTGAAGGCCATGCGCAGCAGATACAACATTTTGCGAAAGTTGCCCTTTTTCCACTGGGCCGGGGAGCCAGAAGCTGGAACGGGGGACTTGGGTGTCTTGAGCGATAGTTCCAGCAGTTTGCCACCAATCCAGCATAATCCATCTATCACCGAACCCATCTACATCTCTCGACTCCTTTGCGGAGCCTTTTTTCTGCCATCTATTGCCACCGCCGTGGGAAATGTGTTTTTCAGGAGCATAGAAGATCCACTTCATCGCACTATCATCGGCGGAATCGCCTATATCGGGGTTAAGGGACTGTTGAAAATCTACCTCAAACAGAAGCTTTATGTCCGCCGACGGGGACGTCGCATTGTGAACTACACCGATGAAAACGTAAGGTTATATTTGGGTGGACAGATCAGGGAGGCACCAGCCCACGGTTCTGAAATTGCCCGCCAGTTTGCCGGATTTGCAGGATTTGATGAGAACATGGAGGACAGCTCTAGCGTGGTCACCACGGACTCTGAGGATGGTGACCCGGACAGCTAAGCCTCATAATTCACTGAACTGGTCATATGTCATTGGACCAGAGAATTAAGACCAAGAATTTTAACGACAAGAAAGACGTTGGAAACGAGCAATAAAATAGTGTATAGATATACATCTTTTTGAAAACTGCAACCTGGATATATGCATAGATGCCCCACTAATTTATTAACCTGTATAgttgttatatattttaatacattGAATTCAAAACAACATTCACGTCTCATAGAATGGGAAAGCTTGGTAAACTATATTCATTATTAGTGATACATTATTCAGATCTGCATTAACTAGGCACTTCGCACTTGTTAAAGTTCAATTGCTTCGTGTAAAAGGGCGCCTTGGGACAGTTTCGTTCGCAATAAGGACGAAACTTGACGTCGATACAGCAGCGGTAGGTGTTCCAGTTTTTGTTCGGCACAAACTTTAGGCTATCCAGAAAGATCGTTGAGTGGGAGTGTAGGCGATGCAGGAACCTCTTGAAGCTTTCAAAGGTCAACTCTCGATAACGTGAGCACCTATAATCATGATGGTGCGAGACGCCCTCGCAGAACACCCAATACCGCTCCGtgacttttttgttttcgaacTCTTTTAGCATTTCCCTAACAGGCTGCCCTTTTTGACTTGTCCGCTGTCTATTAGTAATGAATGCCTGACACAAAAGGGTGCCCTCCCAGATCAAGTGGCAAATCTGTAAGAAAAACAGTCCCATAAATGTAGCACTTCAAAATGGCAATCAATTCCTGGCGCAAACTCCTTTGTTTTTCCCACTACTCCGGTGCTCACCTCTGGCATCTGGCCAATCTCACCGATGCGATCGTTTTCGGACCTGTTGCAAATGGATCGGCGCAGCCAGGGTGAAACGAGTCCAAAGCGCACTGCTTGCATCACCTGGACGGCGTACTTCTTGCGCTCCGCCCAGGCGTAATTCAACCAGTAAAAGGCGGCGAAGAAGACCTCGTCCTCACTATTGACACACAGCGTGTCTTGGTTCAGCAAAGTGTACACTTCATTGGCATCGAACTCGAGAAACTCCCAGGAAGCCACAACTGGCAGAAAGCACTTTCGCAACCGCGCCTGCATTACAACCATGATTTCCGAGCAGCGGAAATCCCTGGCCATGAGGTAGGTGTGGAAGGCATTGATCTCCCAAATGCCGCAACCTCCTTTCGTCGCAAGGGTGCCCCAGTACTGCTCCATCAGTTCCTTCACGCCCAAACACTTGGCTGCCGCAAGGAAAGGTATCAGCTCCTTGCCAATGGCAAAGTGTTTTTCCTCGTTCAGCATCCATTCGTAGATGCGAACTATAAGGGCCATCTGGACTTTTTGCACTGGCATTTGCAAACATTGGCTCGAAAAATCGCGGAAATTGCGGGCAAAGTAAGTGAACAGGAAACGGTTCACGAAGTAGAACCTGGACTCTATCTGAATCTCCAGGTCGTCGTGCCAGCACCTCTTTGTCGCCTCCCACACGATCTCATTATTACCTAATTATGCGTTAATTAATAATCCTTTAATTTAACGTAGGCAGTAGCGGAACTCACCCATCCGCTGTTTGGCCCTCCTTAAAATGGTCTCGGCACAGGTTACGTCCACTTTGGCACTCATCGGCTTCCAAATAACCTCAAAGTCGCGTGAGGTGCCCCCGGCTCTGAGCATGGGATCCAAGACAGGTGGATTGGGCACTGGAACTGAAACCTCGCTTTCATTGTCCGGGGTTGTAGGTTGAGGCTGAATGCCCTCGATGCTAAAGGCACTGCTTAAATTTCGCTGGCGAGCTTGTCGCGCAATGGTCAAAATGTCAGCGAAATCGGGATCCATTCGGTTTATATACATTACTGGCGGCGGAGGACATGTGATTTTCTCGTCCTTTGCCGAAGCGATGGCTTCAGGCCCAATGCTTTCCACAATATAAAGTTTTGAGCTATTGGAAATCGGCGATGACAACTGGGGATCGGCGATCTCCACCAAACTACGGGTCACCGTGCTAGGAACAATCTGATTATTTATATAACGACTCCAATACCAGTTGGGGGTTAGCAATTTGTTGGGCTCTTTCGACGAAATTTCTTccttgttttctttctttttttcgtcCTTTTGCTTGTCCACAAACATGATCACTTTTATATATAACCAATGCACTAAAGAagttatataaaatatatgtgcaAAAAAGAATACTTGCTGAAAACGTTTTGAtgaataatttgtaatttgcaacaaatttgAAGAGGTTTTTCAATGGCAACTTTGGTACAAACTTTTTTCGTTCATTGTTCTTTAGCTTCACAAATGCTAAATTTCAATGCTTTGCATTCAACCCCTTCCATATAAGGCATTTCCGTACATAATGGACAATCCATAAACAATATAGTGCatacattttattactttCGTAAAAATGTGATGGAGATTTTGGTAAATTGGCAGCAGGCATTGACTTTACCTTTGGCCTCTCCAGTTTTGTCAGTGTTCCGTGTAGAGCATTATCACACAGCTCGTTCAACGTTTCGGTCGACACATTCTCGAGTCAAACTGAAGCACTCTCTATTCGTAAAACCAGAACAAATTCAAACTGTAAATTTTTAACTGTCCCTTCTTTATAAGTTTTGAGTTCCCTTTCGATAAAATTGCGTTGAAAAGCAGCATAATCAAACGAAACCCCCGAGCCGAGCTAGCAGACATTCCTCAACTTGCTTGGTAAGCAAGAAGCAAGAAGCACAAAGCAAGGAAGCAGGATTTTGCGTTACCAAAAGTAAGTTTATAGCAATGATATAATCCTAATATCAAGTAGATTGGGAATATAGAAACCTCTTAACGCTTTCCAGCACCTAAGAAAGTCTTCTTGTAGCACTATTTTCGGAAGACATATTCTAGTAGCATAACATCAGGATGTCTGACAACACGGCCGTGAGCTCTGTGCTCAACGTTGTTCTATGCGGAGCCGCCGGTTTCGGTTTCTACAAGATTGGACCCAGTGAACACCCGTACGCCTTCACAGCCTGCGTTCTTGGTTTCTGCCATGGACTCTTCGGCTTGGTTAGCGGTTTGACCGGCGATGAAAATGTCAAGAAGGTTACGGAGACGACCACATCGATCATGGAGATCATACCGCTGCCACTAGTCAATGTAGATCTTTATCTGGGCGCCGAGAGCAACAACATTGCCCTGGGCCATGGACTCTTCAT contains:
- the LOC122623238 gene encoding uncharacterized protein LOC122623238, which encodes MFVDKQKDEKKKENKEEISSKEPNKLLTPNWYWSRYINNQIVPSTVTRSLVEIADPQLSSPISNSSKLYIVESIGPEAIASAKDEKITCPPPPVMYINRMDPDFADILTIARQARQRNLSSAFSIEGIQPQPTTPDNESEVSVPVPNPPVLDPMLRAGGTSRDFEVIWKPMSAKVDVTCAETILRRAKQRMGNNEIVWEATKRCWHDDLEIQIESRFYFVNRFLFTYFARNFRDFSSQCLQMPVQKVQMALIVRIYEWMLNEEKHFAIGKELIPFLAAAKCLGVKELMEQYWGTLATKGGCGIWEINAFHTYLMARDFRCSEIMVVMQARLRKCFLPVVASWEFLEFDANEVYTLLNQDTLCVNSEDEVFFAAFYWLNYAWAERKKYAVQVMQAVRFGLVSPWLRRSICNRSENDRIGEIGQMPEICHLIWEGTLLCQAFITNRQRTSQKGQPVREMLKEFENKKVTERYWVFCEGVSHHHDYRCSRYRELTFESFKRFLHRLHSHSTIFLDSLKFVPNKNWNTYRCCIDVKFRPYCERNCPKAPFYTKQLNFNKCEVPS
- the LOC122623239 gene encoding E3 ubiquitin-protein ligase MARCHF5, whose product is MESDLRVYYQPANQVDSQAELQYALGLDIHNSDHTETRGSGGSNPSPQDTEQPTADVERTCWICFASREDNRRAKWVHPCQCRGGTKWVHQSCLYRWIDEKQQGNHRRSVVCQQCLTEYIIVFPRMNPLAGILEKLDFAVRRICPYLALKMVMCCVYWTAITYGAITVIQVVGQERAVQLMENEGFRLVGLPFIPVGLVLMRLVRWEDAVLKAMRSRYNILRKLPFFHWAGEPEAGTGDLGVLSDSSSSLPPIQHNPSITEPIYISRLLCGAFFLPSIATAVGNVFFRSIEDPLHRTIIGGIAYIGVKGLLKIYLKQKLYVRRRGRRIVNYTDENVRLYLGGQIREAPAHGSEIARQFAGFAGFDENMEDSSSVVTTDSEDGDPDS